The Corallococcus soli genome has a window encoding:
- a CDS encoding response regulator transcription factor — MKEHSHWLRPEWLRLLTERELEVADGLHKGASNKEIAGKGSVETVKVHVKSIFAKTGTHSRAEFVARGRRS, encoded by the coding sequence ATGAAGGAGCACTCCCATTGGCTGCGGCCGGAGTGGCTTCGGCTGCTCACCGAGCGGGAGCTGGAGGTGGCGGATGGGCTGCACAAGGGCGCGTCCAACAAGGAGATCGCCGGGAAGGGCTCCGTGGAGACGGTGAAGGTCCATGTGAAGTCGATCTTCGCGAAGACCGGCACCCATTCCCGCGCGGAGTTCGTCGCCCGGGGCCGCCGCTCATAG
- a CDS encoding helix-turn-helix domain-containing protein → MELLTDLINVRSYADIYTVAESKVLQLCGADHFALGCANLDASGGLQWTTRTVRALLDGYPQWFKRCFVFKATWFQPNCVLNDVQMNRGQALERTETRQRSIAAGLDLRHVLAALLVDKSRRIKAGLAVYSEGEKPFALRNQWKLQELTPAFSGAVSSVQYLHSVRFERDLLKAVSTAPGATMVVNAAGRERVRTDAATPLLTKWFPRNEQASDGVPKVWVERVTALANRDGVPQPGSIDMPPNANGETLHVTFTPSTVIEPGLLTWQVRILERSHGLREDWLQMLTRKEREVAKYMLRGDTDRSIGLTLRIDKETVKRHGRHIRRKTGALNRKDFIARGRRS, encoded by the coding sequence TTGGAGCTGCTGACGGACCTGATCAATGTCAGGTCCTACGCCGACATCTACACCGTTGCCGAAAGCAAGGTGCTCCAACTCTGTGGGGCGGATCACTTCGCGCTTGGGTGCGCCAACCTGGATGCGTCAGGCGGACTTCAGTGGACGACCCGTACCGTGAGGGCCCTTCTCGACGGGTATCCCCAATGGTTCAAGCGGTGTTTCGTTTTCAAAGCCACCTGGTTCCAACCCAACTGCGTGCTGAACGATGTGCAGATGAACCGGGGACAAGCGTTGGAACGCACGGAAACCCGCCAACGTAGCATCGCCGCAGGACTGGACCTGCGGCACGTCCTGGCGGCATTGCTGGTCGACAAGTCTCGGCGCATCAAGGCGGGGCTCGCCGTATACAGCGAGGGGGAAAAGCCCTTCGCGCTCCGAAATCAGTGGAAGCTTCAAGAGCTGACGCCTGCGTTCAGTGGGGCGGTTTCCTCCGTGCAGTACCTGCACTCCGTCCGGTTTGAACGGGACCTCTTGAAAGCCGTTTCGACAGCGCCGGGCGCCACGATGGTGGTGAATGCTGCTGGACGCGAGCGGGTGCGGACGGATGCGGCCACCCCGCTGCTGACAAAGTGGTTCCCTCGTAACGAACAGGCCTCCGACGGCGTACCCAAGGTCTGGGTAGAGCGGGTGACGGCCCTGGCCAATCGAGATGGCGTGCCCCAGCCTGGGTCCATCGACATGCCGCCGAACGCGAATGGCGAGACGCTGCATGTGACCTTCACGCCGTCCACGGTGATTGAGCCTGGGCTTCTGACGTGGCAGGTCCGCATCCTGGAGCGGAGCCACGGACTGCGGGAGGACTGGTTGCAGATGCTCACCCGAAAGGAGCGCGAGGTGGCCAAATATATGCTTCGTGGAGACACCGACAGAAGCATCGGCCTCACGCTCAGAATCGACAAAGAAACGGTGAAGAGGCACGGGCGCCACATCCGTAGGAAGACTGGGGCCCTCAACCGGAAGGACTTCATCGCCCGGGGTCGCCGCTCATAG
- a CDS encoding alpha/beta hydrolase, with amino-acid sequence MSREKSGVRWARVLALLGVLGAVGFGALTAVRGLRTAASLVHPARIPVVRPSGTEALTGWEDVSFQSAGQMLRGWYLPSRDGTAVVLVHGFAANRTQFLFEARALAASGHGVLLFDLHGQGESDGDAIGWGDSEREDVRAALAFVRARPEVTAGRVGLFGFSLGGTTALLVAQEDPRVKAVAAAGAFPDLAGDMGSHYGASTWAVLWGLRRAGIDVDAVRPVDGMCRLEGRPLLLINGGSDPDGPRKLGASLYRAACEPRQLWEVPDAAHGEYAQKAPQGYARRLREFFDRAL; translated from the coding sequence GTGTCCAGGGAGAAGTCAGGCGTCCGGTGGGCCCGCGTCCTCGCGCTGCTGGGGGTCCTGGGCGCGGTGGGGTTCGGAGCGCTCACGGCGGTGCGGGGCCTGCGCACGGCGGCCTCGCTGGTGCATCCGGCACGCATCCCGGTGGTGCGTCCTTCCGGGACGGAAGCACTGACGGGCTGGGAGGACGTGTCCTTCCAGTCCGCCGGGCAGATGCTGCGCGGGTGGTATCTGCCTTCGCGGGACGGCACGGCGGTGGTGCTGGTGCACGGCTTCGCGGCGAACCGCACGCAGTTCCTCTTCGAGGCGCGGGCGCTGGCGGCGTCCGGGCACGGCGTGCTGCTGTTCGACCTGCACGGCCAGGGGGAGAGCGACGGCGACGCGATTGGCTGGGGTGACAGCGAGCGCGAGGACGTGCGGGCGGCGCTGGCCTTCGTGCGCGCCCGGCCGGAGGTGACAGCGGGACGGGTGGGCCTGTTCGGCTTCTCCCTGGGAGGGACGACGGCCCTGCTGGTGGCGCAGGAGGATCCGCGCGTGAAGGCGGTGGCGGCGGCGGGCGCGTTCCCGGACCTCGCGGGGGACATGGGCTCGCACTACGGCGCGAGCACCTGGGCCGTGCTGTGGGGGCTGCGCCGGGCGGGCATCGACGTGGACGCGGTGCGGCCCGTGGACGGGATGTGCCGGCTGGAGGGACGGCCGCTGCTGCTCATCAACGGAGGCAGCGACCCGGATGGGCCCCGGAAGCTGGGGGCCAGTCTCTACCGCGCGGCCTGTGAGCCCCGGCAGCTGTGGGAGGTGCCGGACGCGGCCCACGGGGAGTACGCCCAGAAGGCCCCCCAGGGCTACGCGCGGCGCCTGCGCGAGTTCTTCGACCGCGCGCTATGA
- a CDS encoding DUF1731 domain-containing protein: MKIVIPGGTGQVGALLTRAFLARGDDVVLVSRGGRGVARTVSWDGRTLGDWAQEVDGADAVINLAGRNVNCRYSAENLRQMMDSRVDSTRVVGQAIAQAAKPPRVWLQMSTATLYAHRLDAPNDEATGIIGGSEPDVPAYWKRSIDIALAWERTLAEADTPRTRKVALRSAMVMSPDREGIFDVLLGLTRRGLGGTAGSGQQFVSWIHDQDFVRAVQLLLEREDLEGPVNLAAPNPLPQRELMAKLREAAHVGVGLPAMKWMLEVGAFFMRSDTELLLKSRRVVPGRLLDAGFTFDHPEWGAAVQDLMERWRNAEPVRG; encoded by the coding sequence GTGAAGATCGTGATTCCGGGCGGCACGGGGCAGGTGGGCGCACTGCTGACGAGGGCCTTCCTGGCGCGGGGGGACGACGTGGTGCTGGTCAGCCGGGGTGGCCGGGGCGTGGCGCGAACGGTGTCCTGGGACGGGCGCACACTGGGTGACTGGGCGCAGGAGGTGGACGGCGCCGACGCGGTCATCAACCTGGCCGGGCGCAACGTGAACTGCCGCTATTCAGCGGAGAACCTGCGCCAGATGATGGACTCGCGGGTGGACTCCACGCGGGTGGTGGGACAGGCCATCGCGCAGGCCGCGAAGCCGCCGCGCGTGTGGCTGCAGATGAGCACCGCGACGCTCTACGCGCACCGGCTGGACGCGCCCAACGACGAGGCCACGGGCATCATCGGTGGGAGCGAGCCGGACGTGCCCGCCTACTGGAAGCGCAGCATCGACATCGCCCTGGCGTGGGAGCGCACGCTGGCGGAGGCGGACACGCCGCGCACGCGCAAGGTGGCGCTGCGCAGCGCGATGGTGATGAGCCCGGACCGCGAGGGCATCTTCGACGTGCTGTTGGGGCTGACGCGCCGGGGCCTGGGCGGCACGGCGGGCAGCGGCCAGCAGTTCGTGTCGTGGATCCACGACCAGGACTTCGTGCGCGCCGTGCAACTGCTGCTGGAGCGCGAGGACCTGGAGGGCCCCGTGAACCTCGCGGCCCCGAATCCCCTTCCCCAGCGGGAGCTGATGGCGAAGCTGCGCGAGGCGGCGCACGTGGGCGTGGGGCTGCCGGCGATGAAGTGGATGCTGGAGGTGGGCGCGTTCTTCATGCGCTCGGACACGGAGCTGCTCCTGAAGAGCCGCCGCGTGGTGCCCGGCCGCCTGTTGGACGCGGGCTTCACCTTCGACCACCCCGAATGGGGGGCCGCCGTGCAGGACCTGATGGAGCGCTGGCGCAACGCCGAGCCGGTCCGGGGCTGA
- a CDS encoding endonuclease I family protein → MIISSRPLTAPRTTSASSFETSAPKKAPFKPAAPVDDFTPAGPDPRYDGLKDKVLIKALHDAVSKHKDLGYNGARKVIFTTLDNHAGFVKCVYTGKELKTNKIPNSNVMNTEHTWPQSKGATGAAKSDLHHLFPTDSKANSIRGNYPFGTVKNVKWTENGAKFGTDEKGRTVFEPPDAHKGNVARALFYFSTVYNKPIPQDEESVLKEWNTLDKVDAAEVKRNDVIETHQQNRNPFVDDPTLSERIADF, encoded by the coding sequence ATGATCATCTCGTCCCGCCCGCTCACCGCGCCCCGCACCACGTCGGCCTCCAGCTTCGAGACCAGCGCCCCGAAGAAGGCTCCCTTCAAGCCCGCGGCGCCGGTGGACGACTTCACGCCGGCCGGTCCTGACCCGCGCTACGACGGGCTGAAGGACAAGGTCCTCATCAAGGCGCTGCACGACGCGGTCTCGAAGCACAAGGACCTGGGCTACAACGGCGCGCGCAAGGTCATCTTCACCACGCTCGACAACCACGCCGGCTTCGTCAAGTGCGTCTACACGGGCAAGGAACTGAAGACGAACAAGATTCCCAACAGCAACGTGATGAACACCGAGCACACCTGGCCCCAGTCCAAGGGCGCCACGGGCGCGGCGAAGTCGGACCTGCACCACCTGTTCCCCACCGACAGCAAGGCCAACTCCATCCGGGGCAACTACCCGTTTGGCACGGTGAAGAACGTGAAGTGGACGGAGAACGGCGCCAAGTTCGGCACGGATGAGAAGGGCCGCACCGTCTTCGAGCCGCCCGATGCGCACAAGGGCAACGTCGCTCGCGCGCTGTTCTACTTCTCCACCGTGTACAACAAGCCCATTCCGCAGGACGAGGAGTCCGTCCTCAAGGAATGGAACACGCTGGACAAGGTCGACGCCGCGGAAGTGAAGCGCAACGACGTCATCGAGACCCACCAGCAGAACCGCAACCCCTTCGTGGACGACCCGACGTTGTCGGAGCGCATCGCGGACTTCTAG
- a CDS encoding YqjF family protein, producing the protein MRPFLTATWRYLLMLNYEVDPAVLRPLVPRGTELDAWQGHTFASMVGFRFLDTRVRGLAVPFHRDFDEVNLRFYVRRQGPEGWRRGVVFVREIVPKLAIATVARVLYNEPYAAHPMRHTVDMDGADRGTPGHVAYAWKSHGRWHQLSARTLGSPAESTPGSQEEFITEHYWGYTAQRDGGCAEYRVEHPRWTVWRAQETAFDCDVARFYGPAFAECLQATPHSAFVATGSEVSVFPGSRLPPPSSP; encoded by the coding sequence ATGCGCCCCTTCCTGACGGCGACGTGGCGGTACCTCCTGATGCTCAACTACGAGGTGGACCCGGCGGTGCTGCGGCCCCTCGTCCCCCGGGGAACCGAACTCGACGCGTGGCAGGGCCACACGTTCGCGAGCATGGTCGGCTTCCGCTTCCTCGACACGCGCGTGCGCGGCCTCGCGGTGCCGTTCCACCGCGACTTCGACGAGGTGAACCTGCGCTTCTACGTGCGCCGTCAGGGCCCCGAGGGCTGGCGGCGGGGCGTGGTGTTCGTGCGGGAGATCGTCCCCAAGCTCGCCATCGCCACCGTGGCGCGCGTCCTCTACAACGAGCCCTACGCCGCGCACCCCATGCGCCACACCGTGGACATGGACGGCGCCGACAGGGGCACGCCCGGACACGTCGCCTACGCCTGGAAGTCCCACGGCCGCTGGCACCAGCTGTCGGCGCGGACGCTCGGGAGCCCGGCGGAGAGCACGCCCGGCTCACAGGAGGAGTTCATCACCGAGCACTACTGGGGCTACACCGCCCAGCGCGACGGCGGCTGCGCGGAGTACCGCGTGGAGCACCCGCGCTGGACCGTCTGGCGCGCCCAGGAGACCGCCTTCGACTGCGACGTGGCCCGCTTCTACGGCCCCGCCTTCGCCGAGTGCCTCCAGGCGACACCCCACTCCGCCTTCGTCGCCACCGGCTCGGAGGTGTCCGTCTTCCCGGGCAGCAGGCTGCCGCCCCCGTCCAGCCCGTAG
- a CDS encoding acyltransferase family protein, which translates to MGRAAFPRGLALASGPCPAPKAAPLNTSESRHLAGLDLLRGLAIILVVLFHYPRPPGHDTYRMVANFGWTGVELFFVLSGFLIGAQFLEPMAKGETPSLPRFYLRRALRILPPFLVVLGLYLLVPAWSERPVVTPAWRFLTFTQNFGLHRNGFSRAWSLCVEEHFYLALPLTLLALRGRARAPYVLAGAVAVMVAGMLLRGGLWLHLFGKLGPDDMAWREYDTYLYYPTYARLDGLLCGVLLATVRVFRPALWQRWTHRPGVLLPAFGLLCLGGAAYVNQQYNRELSFAVLAFPLVSLGYAALLVSMAGPAASRVCARIPGVRTFAVLSFTVYLTHKSMQHLVRVTLEPHGMGTFHVVTLVGGAVAVLLASLLLHHAVERPALRWRERLERRLADRERREGPALL; encoded by the coding sequence GTGGGGCGGGCTGCATTCCCACGGGGTCTTGCTCTAGCATCGGGCCCCTGCCCCGCGCCGAAAGCCGCTCCCCTGAACACGTCTGAATCGCGTCACCTCGCTGGCCTGGACCTGCTCCGGGGCCTGGCCATCATCCTCGTCGTCCTCTTCCACTACCCGCGTCCCCCCGGTCACGACACCTACCGGATGGTCGCCAACTTCGGTTGGACGGGCGTGGAGCTGTTCTTCGTGCTGAGCGGCTTCCTCATCGGCGCGCAGTTCCTGGAACCCATGGCGAAGGGCGAGACACCGTCGCTGCCGCGCTTCTACCTGCGCCGCGCGCTGCGCATCCTGCCGCCCTTCCTCGTCGTGCTGGGCCTGTACCTCCTCGTGCCCGCCTGGAGTGAGCGGCCCGTCGTGACGCCTGCGTGGCGCTTCCTCACCTTCACGCAGAACTTCGGCCTGCACCGGAACGGCTTCTCCCGTGCGTGGTCGCTGTGCGTGGAGGAGCACTTCTACCTGGCGCTGCCGCTCACCCTGCTCGCGCTGCGCGGACGCGCCCGGGCGCCGTATGTCCTCGCGGGCGCGGTGGCCGTGATGGTGGCCGGCATGCTCCTGCGCGGCGGGCTGTGGCTGCACCTCTTCGGAAAACTGGGCCCCGACGACATGGCCTGGCGCGAATACGACACCTATCTCTACTACCCGACGTACGCACGGCTCGACGGGCTGCTGTGCGGTGTGCTGCTCGCGACCGTGCGCGTCTTCCGGCCCGCCCTGTGGCAGCGCTGGACGCACAGGCCCGGCGTGCTGTTGCCGGCGTTCGGCCTGCTGTGCCTGGGAGGCGCGGCGTACGTGAACCAGCAATACAACCGGGAGCTCTCCTTCGCCGTGCTGGCCTTCCCGCTGGTGTCGCTCGGCTACGCGGCGCTGCTGGTGTCCATGGCCGGGCCCGCCGCCTCGCGCGTCTGTGCCCGCATCCCGGGAGTGCGGACCTTCGCGGTGCTGAGCTTCACCGTCTACCTCACGCACAAGTCCATGCAGCACCTGGTGCGCGTCACCCTGGAGCCCCACGGCATGGGGACGTTCCACGTCGTCACGCTGGTCGGCGGGGCCGTGGCGGTGCTGCTCGCGTCACTCCTCCTGCACCACGCCGTGGAGCGCCCTGCCCTGCGCTGGCGCGAGCGCCTGGAGCGGCGGCTCGCGGACAGGGAGCGGCGGGAGGGTCCCGCGCTGCTTTAG